Proteins encoded together in one Astyanax mexicanus isolate ESR-SI-001 chromosome 10, AstMex3_surface, whole genome shotgun sequence window:
- the LOC125804844 gene encoding uncharacterized protein LOC125804844: MEPWRVINSHGNGPFATKTLLGWVVSGLLHNEHTRFNKQGKPYVYSHRISVETLHDLLIQQYNHDFPESAYEKEEMSQDELRFLDIMNSSIKVKDGHYQLPLPFKGDPKMPNNRLMAEQRAESLKRKFGRNTVFKEEYTLLMNGMLKCGHAELVPKEEVALQSTKRWYIPHHGVRHPKKGSLRVVFDCSASYQGTSLNNELLKGPNLTNSLIGVLLRFCHGNVAILADVEKMYYQVKIPPKHADFLRFLWWKDGNTTQPLMEYRMTVHIFGATSSASCASYALRRTAEDHKDSFSADTVNTVLNNFFVDDLLKSVDTEANAIQLYKELKALCAAGGFNLTKWSSNSRAVLAHIPECEMAKEVKDLDLDLEDLPIERALGVHWSAENDVFKFHVAPKEQPCTRRGILSTVSSMYDPLGFLAPVTFPAKHLLQELCRLNLSWDEDIPNTLMQSWKLWLQSLETLTDFNITRSFKPKTFGKVEHAQLHHFCDASEVGYGMVTYLRLVNSQEQVHVKFVMGKSRVAPLKLLTIPRLELTAAVLAVRIDRMLMDELKLDLEPSVFWTDSTTVLKYIRSDSRRFHTFVANRVNAIRGMSHVSQWKHVSGKLNPADYASRGLNAAEFLKGNNWINGPKFLKDLPKHWPNSPVDLGIPPDDLELRKKVFEVHATVASHHDPISMLLNNFSNWNKLRRAVAWFLKLKRILTQRVLKRKGALKGVEAGPMTHSVQDLEEAEESIVKFCQKQGFPQEIECLRNGKNVSRKSSIFRLDPVLDHGILRVGGRLSRMAMPEEQKHPAILPKRHYISELLLQHIHKQVGHCGRNHILANLRKRYWIPCANSFAREIVNNCVPCRRNYARAGEQKMADLPIDRLTPDLPPFSHVGVDYFGPIEVRRGRGMAKRYGVIFTCLTTRAVHLEVAHSMDTDSCVNAFRRFISRRGQVKELRSDNGTNLISAEKELRDALKRWNMDQIERSLIQKGVKWTFNPPAGAHHGGIWERIIRMVKRILSSITNQQSLDDEGLVTVMCEVESILNSRPLTTVSNDPNDLEPLTPNHLLQLKVQPVLPPGTFKLEDLYARRRWRQIQYIADLFWTRWIQEYVPLMQERSKWSRIRPNFCVGDIVVIADPTAPRGSWVMGRVIEAIADSKGLVRSVRLQTRTNQLLRPISKIYLLVKANN, encoded by the coding sequence ATGGAGCCATGGAGGGTGATAAATAGCCATGGCAATGGGCCTTTTGCAACTAAAACCCTGCTAGGCTGGGTTGTCAGTGGTCTCCTCCATAACGAGCACACACGTTTCAATAAGCAAGGCAAACCATATGTTTACAGCCACCGGATTTCAGTGGAAACCTTACATGATCTTCTGATTCAGCAATACAACCATGACTTTCCTGAGAGTGCGTATGAGAAGGAGGAAATGTCTCAAGATGAACTGAGATTTCTGGACATAATGAACTCCTCCATTAAAGTAAAAGATGGACATTATCAGTTGCCATTGCCATTTAAAGGAGATCCCAAAATGCCTAACAACCGTTTGATGGCAGAGCAAAGGGCAGAATCTTTGAAGCGGAAGTTTGGGAGGAATACAGTCTTCAAGGAGGAATACACGTTGCTCATGAATGGCATGTTAAAATGTGGACATGCTGAACTTGTGCCCAAAGAGGAAGTGGCATTACAGAGCACAAAACGTTGGTACATACCACATCATGGAGTACGCCACCCCAAAAAGGGAAGCTTACGAGTGGTTTTTGACTGCTCCGCATCTTACCAGGGAACATCTCTCAACAATGAACTTCTGAAGGGCCCAAATCTTACAAACTCCTTGATTGGTGTCCTGCTGCGTTTCTGTCATGGGAACGTGGCCATACTGGCGGATGTGGAGAAGATGTATTATCAGGTGAAGATACCACCAAAGCATGCTGACTTTTTGCGCTTCTTGTGGTGGAAAGATGGCAACACAACTCAGCCTCTCATGGAATATAGGATGACTGTTCACATCTTTGGAGCTACATCATCAGCTAGTTGTGCCAGTTATGCCTTGAGAAGGACTGCTGAGGACCACAAAGACAGCTTCTCAGCTGACACAGTGAACACGGTCCTCAACAACTTTTTCGTTGATGATTTGCTAAAGTCTGTGGATACAGAGGCCAATGCCATACAACTGTACAAGGAATTAAAGGCTCTGTGTGCAGCAGGAGGTTTCAATCTAACAAAGTGGTCCAGTAACAGCCGAGCTGTCCTGGCCCACATTCCAGAATGTGAAATGGCTAAGGAAGTAAAGGACTTGGACCTAGACCTGGAAGACCTGCCAATAGAAAGGGCCCTAGGCGTGCACTGGAGTGCAGAAAATGACGTCTTTAAGTTCCATGTAGCTCCCAAAGAACAACCATGCACCAGGCGAGGCATTCTGTCTACGGTCAGTTCAATGTATGACCCGCTAGGTTTTCTTGCCCCAGTAACCTTTCCAGCAAAACATCTGCTGCAGGAACTTTGCAGGCTGAACCTTAGCTGGGACGAAGACATACCCAACACCCTGATGCAATCCTGGAAACTTTGGCTGCAAAGCCTTGAGACTCTCACAGACTTCAACATCACCCGCAGTTTCAAACCAAAGACGTTTGGAAAGGTTGAACATGCACAGTTGCACCACTTCTGCGATGCAAGTGAAGTCGGATATGGCATGGTGACCTACTTGAGGTTAGTCAACAGTCAGGAGCAGGTGCATGTGAAATTTGTGATGGGGAAATCAAGAGTGGCACCGTTGAAGTTGTTGACAATCCCACGTCTTGAGCTGACTGCTGCAGTACTAGCCGTTCGTATAGACCGGATGCTCATGGATGAGCTGAAACTAGACTTGGAACCATCCGTGTTTTGGACAGACAGTACGACTGTCTTGAAGTACATACGAAGTGACAGCAGACGATTTCACACATTTGTTGCCAATCGTGTAAACGCAATAAGGGGCATGTCACATGTGTCACAGTGGAAACATGTTTCTGGAAAACTGAATCCTGCAGACTATGCATCACGTGGATTGAACGCTGCAGAGTTTCTGAAAGGCAACAACTGGATTAACGGTCCCAAGTTCTTGAAAGACCTGCCCAAACACTGGCCCAACTCACCTGTCGACCTTGGGATTCCACCAGATGATTTAGAGTTGAGAAAAAAGGTATTTGAAGTCCATGCCACTGTTGCCAGTCATCATGATCCGATCAGCATGTTACTGAACAACTTCTCCAATTGGAATAAGCTTAGAAGAGCTGTTGCCTGGTTCTTAAAGCTGAAGCGTATACTTACCCAACGTGTTCTCAAAAGAAAAGGGGCCTTAAAGGGAGTTGAGGCTGGTCCCATGACACATTCTGTTCAAGATCTAGAAGAGGCAGAAGAATCTATTGTGAAGTTCTGCCAAAAGCAAGGATTTCCGCAGGAGATAGAATGCCTGCGCAATGGAAAGAACGTCAGCCGGAAAAGCTCCATCTTCAGACTAGACCCAGTCCTTGACCATGGCATTTTAAGGGTTGGTGGCCGCCTTAGCAGGATGGCTATGCCAGAAGAGCAGAAACATCCAGCTATCTTGCCTAAGAGGCATTACATTTCAGAGCTTCTGCTTCAACATATCCATAAGCAAGTTGGTCATTGTGGCAGAAATCATATTTTGGCAAACTTAAGGAAAAGGTATTGGATTCCTTGTGCAAATTCCTTTGCAAGGGAAATTGTAAACAATTGTGTCCCCTGCAGGCGGAACTATGCACGTGCAGGGGAGCAGAAAATGGCAGATCTGCCAATTGACCGTTTGACTCCTGACCTCCCTCCATTCTCACATGTTGGAGTGGATTACTTTGGACCAATAGAGGTGAGAAGAGGGCGTGGCATGGCGAAACGTTACGGTGTGATATTTACTTGCCTGACTACCAGAGCAGTCCATTTGGAAGTAGCACACTCAATGGATACAGACTCCTGCGTGAATGCGTTCAGACGCTTCATCTCCAGAAGAGGCCAAGTAAAGGAACTAAGGTCAGACAATGGAACTAATTTGATCTCTGCTGAAAAGGAGTTACGGGATGCACTGAAACGTTGGAATATGGATCAAATTGAGCGCAGCCTCATTCAGAAAGGTGTTAAATGGACGTTCAATCCTCCAGCCGGCGCCCACCATGGAGGCATCTGGGAGCGCATAATAAGAATGGTGAAAAGAATATTATCCTCCATCACAAACCAGCAGTCTTTGGATGATGAAGGTCTAGTCACAGTAATGTGCGAAGTTGAATCCATCCTAAACAGCCGGCCTTTGACAACCGTTTCCAATGACCCCAATGACTTGGAACCATTGACTCCTAATCACCTCTTACAGCTTAAAGTTCAGCCTGTTCTCCCACCAGGAACATTCAAACTGGAAGACCTGTATGCCAGAAGACGGTGGCGACAAATACAGTATATCGCAGATCTCTTCTGGACACGGTGGATACAGGAATATGTTCCACTCATGCAGGAACGATCTAAATGGTCCCGCATCAGGCCCAACTTCTGCGTGGGAGACATCGTGGTGATTGCTGATCCTACAGCACCGCGAGGCTCATGGGTGATGGGAAGAGTCATCGAAGCCATAGCTGATTCCAAGGGCCTTGTTCGTTCTGTGAGATTGCAAACTAGAACCAACCAACTCCTAAGGCCCATCAGCAAGATCTACCTGTTGGTCAAGGCCAACAACTGA